A part of Citrifermentans bremense genomic DNA contains:
- a CDS encoding tetratricopeptide repeat protein, whose protein sequence is MFLILALAGLAAYGNTFSVPFQFDDDAYIVNNPAIRDFNAFISPGAVTGGAELSPTAIPPALRVAFMTRILGYLSLAVNYHMHGLQVAGYHIVNLALHIVNAWLVYLVLGHLFGIRGKDEHEEKSEGISPLPLIGALLFLCHPIQTHAVTYVTSRFVLLASFFSLLALTSYLGFRKAHGRSGLFYLALSVVSASLGMLTKEFTFTLPFVIALYEFSFFPGTCRDHLRKVWPLALAVPIIPGLIFLQKGQLTALGGTMRTLTAADSSGIGRLDYLLTQFNVVAGYLRLLLFPVGQNVDHDFAVQHNPFAPAVLLPLLLLLCLFGWAAVGYIRSLRAGDAAARVVPFGILWFFITLSVESSIIPLGELSAEYRLYLPSLGVIIVLCWLADRICLRLSVGRRARFAAALVVIAMLGTLTILRNSVWQTEISLWLDAVKKSPAKLRPHQNLALYYGNAGRLEEARQELQKAIAIKPDDFELHNNLGIVYRQQGNLDAAILEYERTLQLEPNDAMARYNLGNAYLGRGRYREALEQYQSCLKLIPDYDELHNNLGIVYNKAGQSDAAIKEFQEALRLNPANVHARRNLESSMNRATR, encoded by the coding sequence GTGTTTCTGATTTTGGCCCTCGCGGGCCTCGCGGCCTACGGCAACACCTTCTCCGTTCCGTTCCAGTTCGACGATGACGCCTACATCGTTAACAACCCCGCCATCAGGGATTTCAACGCCTTCATTTCACCGGGCGCCGTCACCGGAGGAGCAGAGCTCTCACCGACGGCCATCCCGCCTGCCCTGCGGGTCGCATTCATGACCCGCATCTTGGGTTACCTTTCGCTGGCAGTCAACTATCATATGCACGGACTGCAGGTCGCCGGCTACCATATCGTCAACCTTGCGCTGCATATCGTGAACGCATGGCTCGTTTACCTGGTGCTGGGGCACCTGTTCGGGATCAGGGGCAAGGACGAGCACGAAGAAAAGTCCGAGGGGATAAGCCCCCTGCCGCTGATCGGAGCACTGCTGTTTCTCTGCCATCCGATCCAGACCCACGCAGTCACCTACGTCACCTCGCGCTTCGTCCTCCTGGCCTCATTCTTCTCACTGCTCGCCCTGACCTCCTACCTCGGCTTTCGCAAGGCCCACGGGCGCTCCGGACTGTTTTATCTCGCCCTTTCCGTCGTCTCCGCCTCGCTGGGGATGCTGACCAAAGAATTCACCTTCACCCTCCCCTTCGTAATCGCGCTTTACGAGTTCTCCTTCTTCCCCGGCACCTGTCGCGATCACCTGCGCAAGGTTTGGCCGCTTGCGCTTGCCGTTCCGATCATCCCCGGTCTTATCTTCCTCCAGAAGGGGCAACTCACCGCCCTCGGCGGCACCATGCGCACCCTAACCGCCGCGGACTCGTCCGGCATCGGAAGGCTCGACTACCTGCTGACCCAGTTCAACGTGGTGGCAGGCTACCTGCGCTTGCTGCTCTTCCCTGTGGGGCAGAACGTCGACCACGATTTCGCGGTTCAGCACAACCCTTTCGCTCCAGCCGTCCTCCTACCGCTTCTGCTGCTGCTATGCCTGTTCGGCTGGGCTGCCGTCGGGTACATCCGTTCCCTGCGAGCCGGGGACGCCGCAGCGAGGGTGGTTCCGTTCGGCATCCTCTGGTTTTTCATCACCTTATCGGTCGAGTCAAGCATCATCCCGCTCGGAGAGTTGTCCGCGGAGTACCGGCTTTACCTCCCCTCCCTTGGGGTCATCATCGTGCTGTGTTGGCTCGCCGATCGGATATGCCTGCGCCTGTCGGTGGGAAGAAGGGCCCGGTTCGCGGCTGCACTTGTCGTCATCGCGATGCTCGGTACGCTGACCATCCTGCGCAACAGCGTGTGGCAAACAGAAATTTCATTGTGGCTGGACGCGGTGAAAAAGAGCCCGGCGAAGCTCAGGCCCCATCAAAACCTGGCGCTCTATTACGGAAATGCTGGACGGCTGGAGGAAGCAAGACAGGAACTGCAGAAGGCGATCGCCATCAAACCCGATGACTTCGAACTGCACAATAACCTGGGCATCGTCTACCGGCAACAGGGGAATCTCGATGCCGCCATCCTGGAGTACGAGCGCACCCTGCAGCTAGAACCCAACGATGCGATGGCGCGCTACAACCTTGGCAACGCCTACCTTGGGCGGGGAAGGTACCGGGAGGCGCTTGAGCAGTACCAGTCATGCCTCAAACTGATCCCGGATTACGACGAGCTCCACAACAACCTGGGCATCGTCTACAACAAAGCCGGACAAAGCGACGCCGCAATCAAGGAGTTCCAGGAGGCCCTGCGCCTCAATCCGGCAAACGTCCATGCCAGGAGGAACCTGGAGAGCAGCATGAACCGGGCGACGAGGTGA
- a CDS encoding glycosyltransferase family 2 protein gives MKLSVVIPIYNEKETIRAIHAAVQAVPMDKEIILVDDYSTDGTRDILNELAGPSTRVLLHERNMGKGAALRTGFRNVLGDIVIIQDADLEYDPQEYVKLTQPIREGKADVVYGSRFVTGEYRRVLFFWHMLGNKFLTLLSNMMTNMNLTDMETCYKVFRREVLENITIEENRFGFEPEITAKIAKMNVRIYEVGISYSGRTYKEGKKIGWKDGVAALKCILKYNLLR, from the coding sequence ATGAAACTGTCGGTCGTCATTCCGATTTACAACGAAAAGGAAACCATCAGAGCCATTCATGCCGCCGTGCAGGCTGTGCCTATGGACAAGGAGATCATCCTTGTGGACGACTATTCAACCGACGGCACCCGCGACATCCTGAACGAACTTGCCGGCCCCTCCACCCGGGTGCTGCTGCACGAGCGGAATATGGGGAAGGGAGCCGCGCTCAGGACCGGATTCCGGAATGTGCTCGGAGACATCGTGATCATCCAGGACGCCGACCTTGAATACGACCCCCAGGAGTACGTCAAGCTGACCCAGCCAATACGGGAGGGTAAGGCCGATGTCGTGTACGGTTCCAGGTTCGTCACCGGTGAGTATCGCAGAGTCCTGTTCTTCTGGCACATGCTGGGCAACAAGTTCCTCACCCTTCTCTCCAACATGATGACTAATATGAACCTCACCGACATGGAAACCTGCTATAAGGTGTTCCGGCGAGAGGTCTTGGAAAACATCACCATCGAGGAAAACCGTTTCGGCTTTGAGCCCGAAATCACCGCGAAGATCGCCAAGATGAATGTGCGCATCTACGAAGTCGGCATCTCCTACTCCGGCAGGACCTACAAGGAAGGGAAGAAAATCGGTTGGAAGGACGGGGTTGCCGCGCTCAAGTGCATCCTGAAGTACAACCTGCTACGCTGA
- a CDS encoding tetratricopeptide repeat protein, whose product MTEATIGTRRPSRRLWLPLLVLTAATLLVYSVSFFNGFVLDDEMIIVNNPQTLSLRNVPDVLFAPDLVKPYYRPLNRATYLFDYQVAGMNPVWYHGVNIVIHLGNALLLYLICRRLLSDRWAALAVGLLFAVHPANSEAVNWVSARNTLMALFFSLASLLAYLEGRLKGKTLLVASPLLYFCGLLSKETGLMMSAVFFVLTFFPLQEGEPRLSWKDRIILLSPYFILTLVYFGMRFYSLQGVVGTPVPASGVLERLAQNYHIIPQYLALLLYPADLTLFHKVPNGGLFSPFWHLAAMLFLTWMVWLALRSRNRVALFGLVWFAINYAPISNIVPIPSEQITERYLYMPAVGFFFGLGAVLSWILALATPRFAKAAVVVILVAASAVTVHRNLDWRSGLSLFSSGVRNDPESPGAHYNLGTAYMENGDLASARREWERTLALNPKHAEAMMQMGTLAAIGGDLRTAETYYLAALQAPSGETDPNKSMAHLNLGKICEKRGDLKQALQHYRLFMKAAPVTYIEYKGDTLRRIKLLEQKLIAEGATSHRPPGPAVGLTDIESL is encoded by the coding sequence ATGACCGAGGCAACTATCGGCACCCGCCGCCCAAGCAGGCGGCTTTGGCTCCCTCTCCTGGTTCTGACTGCGGCGACGCTGCTGGTCTACTCAGTCAGCTTCTTCAACGGTTTCGTTCTCGACGACGAGATGATCATCGTGAACAACCCGCAAACGCTCAGCCTGCGTAACGTGCCCGACGTGCTGTTCGCGCCCGACCTGGTCAAGCCTTACTACCGTCCGCTGAACCGAGCCACCTACCTGTTCGACTACCAGGTCGCCGGGATGAACCCGGTCTGGTATCACGGCGTGAACATCGTCATACACCTTGGAAACGCGCTGCTTCTTTATCTGATCTGCCGGCGCCTCTTGTCGGACCGATGGGCCGCGCTTGCCGTAGGACTGCTCTTCGCTGTGCACCCGGCGAACAGCGAGGCGGTGAACTGGGTCTCCGCACGCAACACCCTAATGGCGCTCTTCTTCAGCCTCGCTTCTCTTCTGGCTTATCTGGAGGGGAGGCTGAAAGGAAAGACGCTGCTGGTCGCCTCCCCTTTACTTTACTTCTGCGGCCTGCTCAGCAAGGAGACGGGGCTCATGATGTCCGCCGTTTTCTTCGTGCTCACCTTTTTCCCCTTGCAGGAGGGGGAGCCGCGGCTTTCTTGGAAGGACCGCATTATCCTGCTTTCCCCGTACTTCATCCTCACCCTGGTGTACTTCGGGATGCGCTTTTATTCGCTGCAGGGGGTCGTAGGCACCCCGGTCCCAGCTTCGGGGGTGCTGGAGCGATTGGCCCAGAACTACCACATCATCCCGCAGTACCTGGCCCTGCTTCTCTACCCGGCGGACCTCACCCTGTTCCACAAGGTGCCAAATGGCGGGCTTTTCTCCCCTTTCTGGCACCTCGCTGCCATGCTTTTCCTGACCTGGATGGTCTGGCTCGCGTTGCGCAGCCGCAACCGCGTCGCGCTTTTCGGTCTTGTCTGGTTCGCGATCAACTACGCTCCCATCTCCAATATCGTACCCATCCCGAGCGAGCAGATCACCGAGCGGTATCTCTACATGCCCGCCGTCGGGTTTTTCTTCGGTCTCGGCGCCGTGCTCTCCTGGATCTTGGCGCTGGCAACCCCGCGCTTTGCCAAGGCGGCGGTCGTGGTTATCCTCGTCGCCGCCTCGGCGGTCACCGTGCACCGCAATCTCGACTGGCGCAGCGGTCTGTCGCTTTTCTCCAGCGGCGTGCGCAACGATCCCGAGTCTCCGGGCGCCCACTACAACCTTGGGACCGCCTACATGGAAAACGGCGACTTGGCCTCGGCCCGGCGCGAATGGGAGCGGACCCTCGCGCTCAACCCAAAGCATGCCGAGGCCATGATGCAGATGGGGACGTTGGCGGCCATCGGCGGGGATCTTCGCACCGCCGAGACCTACTACCTTGCTGCCCTGCAGGCCCCTTCCGGCGAGACGGACCCGAATAAGTCCATGGCCCACCTGAACCTAGGCAAGATCTGCGAGAAAAGGGGGGACCTGAAGCAGGCGCTGCAGCACTACCGACTGTTCATGAAGGCGGCTCCCGTTACCTACATCGAGTACAAGGGGGATACCCTACGCAGGATCAAGCTTCTGGAGCAAAAGCTAATCGCCGAGGGCGCCACCAGCCATAGACCGCCGGGGCCGGCGGTCGGCCTTACCGACATCGAATCTCTATAA
- a CDS encoding tetratricopeptide repeat protein, with protein sequence MLKNDAKKTILLAVILVVATLAVFAKTAGNDFINFDDPGYVTKNPVVQQGLSAAGFSWAFTATAMSNWHPLTWLSHMLDVQLFGLHPAGHHLMNVAIHAAAALLLFLFLVRAVGGVWLGFSVAALFALHPLHVESVAWVAERKDVLSCLLMLVSLHFWVSYVKRPGPRPYLGALLTFVAGLMAKPMLVTLPVVLLLLDYWPFRRLFSEVETGGAGVGTARVTTLVVLVKEKIPFFLFSALSSIITIYGQQHGGAMATLAKAPVYLRVENSLVACAKYLGLMFWPRGLAILYPFPQSVPLWQPVAAALMLAMLTAVVFILRRRYPYLATGWLWYLVTLLPVIGLIQVGGQSMADRYTYIPLIGIFLAICCLVADLTKGWHVQRAFLFAAGAVSLTALTTVSIRQLDYWKDSIAICRRALAVTHDNYLITNNYGIALDARGDLAGAYRQFQETLRINPRSSIAYSNLGALSVRWGKYQDGLMYYDKALEITPNSAIAMEGMGKALAGLGRGEEAIAKLRQALAIDPRLPEVHLALAAELTKAGRPEEALEHEEAARQLAPLSSQTAINLGVTLAKQGRLAEALDSFNRAVAIDPASVEAHFNRGVALAGLGRPDEAALEFNRVLAIRPDTVAARNWLERIGRK encoded by the coding sequence ATGCTGAAAAACGATGCGAAGAAAACGATCCTTCTTGCAGTTATCCTCGTCGTCGCCACCCTCGCGGTCTTTGCCAAGACCGCCGGCAACGATTTCATAAACTTCGACGACCCCGGTTACGTCACGAAGAATCCTGTGGTCCAGCAAGGACTCAGCGCCGCCGGCTTCTCCTGGGCGTTCACCGCTACCGCCATGTCGAACTGGCACCCTCTCACCTGGCTGTCCCACATGCTCGACGTACAACTTTTCGGCTTGCACCCTGCCGGGCATCATCTGATGAACGTCGCGATCCATGCCGCGGCGGCGCTCCTTTTGTTCCTGTTCCTGGTCCGGGCCGTCGGAGGTGTCTGGCTCGGCTTCTCCGTTGCCGCGCTCTTCGCCCTCCATCCGCTTCACGTGGAGTCGGTTGCCTGGGTTGCCGAGCGCAAGGACGTGCTGAGCTGCCTACTCATGCTGGTGTCGCTTCATTTTTGGGTTAGCTATGTGAAAAGACCGGGTCCGCGTCCGTACCTAGGCGCCCTGCTCACCTTCGTGGCGGGGCTGATGGCGAAGCCGATGCTGGTGACCCTTCCCGTGGTACTTCTTTTGCTAGATTACTGGCCCTTTCGCCGTCTGTTCTCCGAGGTGGAAACGGGCGGGGCAGGTGTCGGCACCGCGAGGGTTACAACGCTTGTCGTGCTGGTGAAGGAGAAGATCCCCTTTTTCCTTTTCTCCGCGCTCTCCTCCATCATCACCATCTACGGACAGCAACATGGCGGGGCGATGGCGACCCTGGCCAAAGCCCCCGTCTATCTGCGCGTGGAGAATTCTCTGGTCGCCTGCGCGAAGTACCTCGGGCTCATGTTCTGGCCCCGGGGGCTCGCAATCCTGTACCCCTTCCCGCAGTCGGTACCATTGTGGCAGCCGGTCGCAGCTGCGCTCATGCTTGCGATGCTCACCGCGGTTGTTTTTATCCTGCGCCGCCGCTACCCGTACCTGGCCACCGGCTGGTTGTGGTACCTGGTGACGCTGCTCCCCGTGATCGGCTTGATCCAGGTTGGTGGACAGTCCATGGCGGACCGCTACACCTACATCCCATTGATTGGGATTTTCCTCGCCATCTGCTGTCTCGTCGCCGACCTGACTAAAGGGTGGCACGTGCAGCGAGCGTTTCTTTTCGCAGCCGGAGCCGTGTCACTCACCGCGCTGACCACGGTGAGCATCCGGCAACTGGACTACTGGAAGGACAGCATCGCCATCTGCCGCCGTGCCCTCGCGGTCACCCATGACAACTACCTCATCACCAACAACTACGGCATTGCCCTGGATGCGAGGGGGGATCTCGCCGGGGCCTACCGGCAGTTCCAGGAAACCCTGCGCATCAATCCTCGCTCCTCCATTGCTTACAGCAACCTGGGTGCGCTCAGCGTCCGCTGGGGGAAGTACCAGGACGGACTGATGTATTATGACAAAGCCCTGGAGATTACGCCCAACAGCGCCATCGCTATGGAAGGGATGGGGAAGGCCTTGGCGGGGCTTGGCCGCGGCGAAGAGGCCATTGCCAAGTTAAGGCAGGCCCTTGCCATTGACCCCAGGCTTCCAGAGGTCCACCTGGCGCTCGCCGCCGAGCTTACCAAGGCTGGCCGCCCGGAGGAGGCGCTCGAGCACGAGGAGGCGGCCCGGCAGTTGGCGCCGCTTTCTTCGCAGACGGCGATCAACCTGGGAGTGACGCTCGCGAAACAGGGACGCCTGGCGGAGGCGCTCGATTCGTTCAACCGTGCCGTCGCCATCGATCCGGCCTCGGTGGAGGCCCATTTCAACAGGGGGGTCGCCCTGGCGGGGTTGGGGCGTCCTGACGAGGCTGCCCTGGAATTCAACCGGGTTCTCGCCATCCGTCCCGACACAGTAGCGGCCCGCAATTGGCTGGAGAGGATCGGCAGGAAGTAA
- a CDS encoding tetratricopeptide repeat protein, translating into MAAYDSGDFEAARREFAADDSPEASFYLGRIFDLGQGAPRDPDLAARYYGIARGGGFTGSGSQGVRFRWYLSAAERGDASSQARVGEMYLEGDGVKKDAQQAEQWLLKAAKNDYAPAQCSLYEFYSNGSGGKKDPVLALSWLHRAADGDYVKALTTLAVLNYRGEGVTQDKAEAARLYTRAAAQGDVNAAYSLGVMYYQGDGVCQDYCKAARLFDFTARRGDAAAQGLLGFLYDNGWCVPRDKFTAAMWYLAAARGGNGQAQYNFAVMCLNGELGRTDRNMGLEFMEKAAANGIAEARDALGKLR; encoded by the coding sequence GTGGCGGCGTACGACAGTGGGGACTTCGAAGCTGCGCGGCGTGAGTTCGCCGCGGACGACAGCCCCGAGGCTTCCTTCTACCTCGGCCGTATCTTCGATCTGGGGCAGGGGGCACCACGGGACCCGGACCTGGCGGCTCGCTATTACGGCATCGCCAGGGGCGGTGGCTTTACCGGTTCCGGGAGCCAAGGGGTGAGGTTCAGGTGGTACCTCTCCGCCGCCGAGCGGGGTGACGCCTCGAGCCAAGCCCGGGTTGGCGAAATGTACCTTGAGGGAGATGGAGTCAAAAAGGACGCGCAACAGGCGGAACAGTGGCTGCTAAAGGCTGCAAAGAACGATTATGCCCCAGCCCAGTGCAGTCTGTACGAGTTTTACTCCAACGGGAGCGGGGGGAAGAAGGACCCCGTCCTGGCGCTGTCCTGGCTGCACCGGGCTGCCGACGGCGACTATGTGAAGGCCTTGACCACCCTGGCCGTCCTGAACTACAGGGGTGAAGGAGTCACTCAGGACAAGGCCGAGGCGGCAAGACTCTATACAAGGGCTGCGGCGCAGGGAGACGTCAATGCCGCCTACAGTCTAGGGGTCATGTACTACCAAGGCGACGGGGTCTGCCAGGATTACTGCAAAGCCGCGCGCTTGTTCGACTTCACGGCGCGGCGCGGAGATGCGGCCGCTCAAGGCTTGCTGGGCTTTCTCTACGACAACGGCTGGTGCGTTCCGCGTGACAAGTTCACTGCCGCCATGTGGTATCTTGCCGCGGCTCGTGGCGGAAACGGTCAGGCACAGTACAACTTCGCGGTCATGTGCCTCAATGGGGAGTTAGGCCGCACCGATCGGAACATGGGGTTGGAGTTCATGGAAAAAGCCGCGGCCAACGGAATTGCCGAGGCCCGCGATGCTTTGGGAAAACTGAGGTGA
- a CDS encoding class I SAM-dependent methyltransferase — translation MPDTCNVCGGSLHPLMPQVPDPMTGERFAIATCSRCELGHTLPQPHDLTHYYTAQYYGKRHGATGGYCTARRLRLVRRAHLGNPGRLLDIGCGDGSFLVAARAAGWQVAGTELNPVPARAAGFDVREAVEEYGGASQFDCITMWHTLEHMRDIPSMLSQVARLLKPKGRLIVAVPDFGGLQARLFGPAWLHADVPRHLYHFNRKALECSLAVAGLTPYTWRHQEFEYDLLGWSQSALNRLQKKPNLFFYLLTGKRCDAGLASRFFAMVAGTFLTFLSLPALAVSTMLGRGGTLIVVAGRAQSPQEQTK, via the coding sequence ATGCCGGACACATGCAATGTCTGCGGCGGGTCTCTGCATCCCCTGATGCCCCAAGTGCCGGATCCTATGACCGGTGAACGGTTTGCCATCGCGACCTGTTCCCGCTGCGAACTGGGGCATACCCTGCCGCAACCTCATGACTTGACTCACTATTACACGGCGCAGTATTACGGCAAACGGCACGGGGCTACCGGCGGCTATTGCACGGCGCGTCGCCTGAGGCTCGTACGGCGGGCCCATCTAGGCAACCCTGGCAGACTGCTGGATATCGGCTGCGGCGACGGCTCTTTTTTGGTGGCGGCCCGTGCCGCAGGCTGGCAGGTGGCCGGCACCGAGCTGAACCCCGTTCCCGCCCGCGCGGCGGGGTTCGACGTCCGCGAAGCCGTTGAGGAGTACGGAGGGGCCTCGCAGTTTGACTGCATCACCATGTGGCACACGCTGGAGCACATGCGCGACATTCCGTCCATGCTGTCGCAGGTGGCGAGACTCCTCAAACCAAAGGGACGACTGATCGTCGCGGTTCCTGATTTCGGGGGGCTGCAGGCCCGGCTCTTCGGTCCTGCCTGGCTCCATGCCGACGTGCCGAGGCACCTTTATCATTTCAACCGAAAGGCGCTGGAATGCAGCCTTGCCGTTGCAGGCCTGACTCCTTACACCTGGCGTCACCAGGAATTCGAGTACGACCTGCTCGGATGGTCGCAGAGCGCGCTGAATCGGCTTCAGAAAAAGCCAAACCTCTTCTTTTACCTGCTCACCGGTAAGCGGTGCGACGCGGGACTGGCGAGCCGTTTCTTCGCCATGGTCGCTGGCACCTTCCTTACCTTCTTGTCTCTCCCGGCTCTTGCCGTGAGCACAATGCTCGGGCGCGGCGGCACCTTGATCGTAGTCGCCGGCCGGGCCCAATCGCCACAGGAACAAACAAAATGA
- a CDS encoding FKBP-type peptidyl-prolyl cis-trans isomerase, which translates to MTRVWIVAIIAVCFSCEAVWASASDPAPAAAAAASGLVDLNLASKEQLMTLPGIGEEEAGKIIDGRPYSEKTELLRKKILPSSLLYRIIDKLTINFKAFNEVGKAKEKETFLAEMRSSKTIRTVKTASGLSYQDLKAGHGAKVVNGKKVRVQYTGWLQDGTKFDSSLDRNKPITFTLGKGEVIRGWDEGIQTMRAGGKRRLIIPPVLAYGDKGSGGKIPPKATLVFDVEVLDVEP; encoded by the coding sequence ATGACGAGAGTTTGGATCGTTGCGATTATAGCTGTTTGTTTTTCTTGCGAAGCCGTTTGGGCGTCGGCGTCCGACCCTGCGCCGGCGGCTGCTGCTGCCGCATCCGGGCTGGTTGATCTCAACCTGGCGAGCAAGGAGCAGTTGATGACCCTGCCTGGGATCGGCGAGGAGGAGGCCGGCAAGATCATCGACGGGCGGCCTTACAGCGAGAAGACGGAGCTCTTGCGGAAAAAAATCCTCCCGTCCTCGTTGCTGTATCGCATCATCGACAAGCTCACCATCAACTTCAAGGCCTTCAACGAGGTCGGCAAGGCAAAGGAAAAAGAGACCTTCCTCGCGGAGATGCGCAGCAGCAAGACGATCAGGACGGTTAAGACCGCCTCGGGTCTTTCTTACCAGGATCTGAAGGCGGGGCACGGGGCGAAGGTCGTAAACGGCAAAAAGGTCCGGGTGCAGTATACCGGGTGGCTTCAGGACGGCACCAAGTTCGACAGCTCCCTGGACCGCAACAAACCCATCACCTTCACGCTCGGCAAGGGAGAGGTGATCCGCGGCTGGGATGAGGGTATCCAGACGATGAGGGCGGGCGGCAAGCGCAGGCTCATCATCCCTCCGGTGCTCGCCTACGGAGACAAGGGGAGCGGCGGCAAGATCCCGCCAAAAGCCACTTTGGTCTTTGACGTCGAAGTCCTGGACGTCGAACCCTAA
- a CDS encoding S1 family peptidase yields MKRAAILIASLATLAVIRPGACHAIVGGTLVGSDEPFRKSLVGIVNPAADAVCTGILVRKDAVLTAAHCFDGSRDPEKYLAVFGTNLLPGHGGRVLHVSSIKVPEQYVPELNREQSNFDIAIVRLAEPAPPGYLPAEFAEESDYGISEGDSFLAAGYGVSKFLRNDPGVLRKLVLPGAKLAVKKEGRLIELQHVGAGPCSGDSGSPLFKTTPDASGKERYLVMGVQSQAVQRAADGRFEYGICEDIGLYTNLKPYRPWIERTLAP; encoded by the coding sequence ATGAAGCGTGCGGCGATCCTCATAGCATCACTGGCGACACTGGCCGTCATCCGGCCGGGTGCCTGCCACGCCATAGTAGGGGGGACTCTCGTCGGCAGCGACGAGCCCTTCCGGAAAAGCCTGGTCGGCATAGTCAACCCTGCCGCCGATGCGGTCTGTACCGGTATCCTCGTGCGCAAGGATGCGGTCCTCACCGCCGCCCACTGCTTCGACGGTTCCCGTGACCCCGAGAAGTACCTTGCTGTTTTCGGCACAAACCTGTTGCCCGGACACGGCGGCCGCGTCCTGCACGTTTCCTCAATCAAGGTGCCTGAGCAGTACGTCCCCGAACTGAACCGGGAGCAGAGTAACTTCGACATCGCCATCGTGCGACTCGCGGAACCCGCCCCTCCGGGTTACCTCCCGGCGGAGTTCGCAGAAGAAAGCGACTATGGCATTTCCGAAGGAGACAGCTTCCTAGCCGCCGGCTACGGGGTCTCGAAGTTTCTTCGCAACGACCCGGGGGTGCTGCGCAAACTGGTGCTGCCCGGGGCGAAACTCGCCGTCAAGAAAGAGGGGCGCTTGATAGAGCTGCAGCATGTGGGAGCAGGCCCCTGCAGCGGCGACTCGGGGAGCCCTCTCTTCAAGACCACGCCGGACGCTTCCGGCAAAGAGCGCTACCTTGTCATGGGAGTTCAGTCCCAGGCGGTCCAGCGTGCAGCCGACGGTCGATTCGAATACGGCATCTGCGAGGATATCGGCCTTTACACGAATCTTAAACCCTACCGCCCATGGATCGAGCGGACTCTCGCTCCCTGA
- a CDS encoding tetratricopeptide repeat protein, with product MKRRLPAILIAFLVCWSGSCYADFKEAERAFDKGDYSSALALYRADETPESFNQLGVLYYNGLGVGRNVSEALHWFRRAADMGSAEAQVNLGQLYETGDGVTRDVAEAMKWYGKAAAGGDPGAQHDFDRLRAESEPRRIRWYRKDAQLGHVMAQYNLADAYYYGEEVPRDRREAAKWYLKAAEQGNAPAQYMMGLMLLQRDGVQNAPAEGVAWLRKAASSGHREAQYQMGRCLLQGIGGRRDREEAILWLRKAAAQGEPTAAAELKEVGK from the coding sequence ATGAAAAGACGATTACCCGCAATCCTCATCGCATTCTTGGTTTGCTGGAGCGGCTCGTGCTACGCGGATTTTAAGGAGGCCGAGAGGGCATTCGACAAGGGTGATTATTCTTCCGCTTTAGCCTTATACCGGGCTGATGAGACACCAGAATCATTTAACCAACTCGGCGTGCTTTACTACAATGGCCTAGGCGTCGGAAGGAACGTGAGTGAGGCGCTGCATTGGTTTCGCCGGGCGGCGGATATGGGGAGTGCGGAAGCGCAGGTCAACCTCGGCCAACTGTACGAAACCGGCGATGGCGTCACCAGGGACGTTGCGGAGGCTATGAAGTGGTACGGCAAAGCTGCCGCTGGCGGGGATCCCGGCGCCCAGCACGATTTTGACCGCCTGCGCGCGGAGAGTGAGCCGAGAAGGATCCGCTGGTACCGCAAGGACGCCCAACTCGGTCATGTCATGGCCCAGTATAACCTTGCCGACGCCTACTATTATGGTGAAGAAGTGCCTCGGGACAGGCGCGAGGCGGCGAAGTGGTACCTGAAGGCTGCGGAACAGGGGAACGCTCCGGCGCAGTATATGATGGGGCTCATGCTGCTGCAACGAGACGGCGTGCAAAACGCTCCGGCTGAAGGAGTCGCATGGCTGCGAAAGGCCGCTTCCTCCGGTCATCGGGAAGCCCAGTACCAGATGGGCCGATGCTTGCTGCAGGGTATTGGAGGGCGACGCGACAGGGAGGAGGCCATCCTGTGGCTGCGGAAAGCCGCGGCACAGGGAGAGCCGACAGCGGCGGCTGAATTGAAAGAGGTGGGAAAATGA